A region from the Alphaproteobacteria bacterium genome encodes:
- the ybeY gene encoding rRNA maturation RNase YbeY, which translates to MINIELFNHYKDSKIDSDFYKHLLKPLKKHVPELHNSNNIELSVMISDNAYIKKMNHQFRNINKDTNILSFSTDIVEESLTAKYIGDIIISEEKILMEALSQNKSFVNHLSHIFIHGFLHLLGYDHINSDDAIKMESLETKVLAEVDIKNPYED; encoded by the coding sequence ATGATTAATATTGAGCTATTTAATCACTATAAAGATAGTAAGATAGATTCTGATTTTTATAAACATCTTCTAAAGCCACTTAAAAAGCATGTTCCCGAATTACATAATTCTAATAATATTGAGTTATCAGTGATGATTTCGGATAATGCTTATATTAAAAAAATGAATCATCAATTTAGAAATATTAATAAAGACACTAATATTTTGTCATTTTCTACTGACATAGTTGAAGAAAGTTTAACTGCTAAATATATAGGTGATATTATTATTTCTGAAGAAAAAATATTAATGGAAGCACTTAGTCAAAATAAGAGTTTTGTTAATCATTTAAGTCACATATTTATACATGGTTTTTTACATTTGCTTGGTTATGATCATATTAATTCAGACGATGCAATTAAAATGGAAAGTCTAGAAACTAAAGTCTTAGCTGAAGTTGATATAAAAAATCCATATGAAGATTAA
- a CDS encoding transcriptional repressor, which produces MTNKITKKLEEYCKDNNIKITEQRRIIAEAIAESDDHPDVDQVFLRAKKYDNKISIATTYRTMKLLEEASIIEKHDFGNGKSRYELVSDDHHDHLIDIHTGEIIEFHDESLENLKSKIAEELGYKLVDHRLELYATSLDKKEKKHG; this is translated from the coding sequence ATGACTAATAAAATAACTAAAAAACTAGAAGAATATTGTAAAGATAACAATATCAAGATTACAGAACAACGAAGAATAATTGCCGAAGCAATTGCGGAGTCAGACGACCATCCAGATGTTGATCAGGTCTTTTTACGCGCAAAAAAATATGATAACAAAATAAGCATAGCAACAACATATAGAACAATGAAACTGTTAGAAGAAGCTAGTATCATAGAAAAGCATGATTTTGGAAATGGAAAATCAAGATATGAATTAGTATCTGACGATCATCATGATCATTTAATAGACATACATACGGGGGAAATCATAGAATTTCATGATGAATCTTTAGAGAATTTGAAAAGTAAAATAGCTGAAGAATTAGGCTACAAATTAGTGGATCATAGGTTAGAGCTTTATGCAACTTCATTAGATAAGAAGGAAAAGAAACATGGATAA
- a CDS encoding SCO family protein, with the protein MLKSPKSKIKYIISIFLISSIFIFFATKPENTEKSLAIGGNFNLVNQYGETKTLADFKNKYSLVFFGFTNCEMICPTSLNNMSITYEKLTKAQKEKLNIIFITIDPKRDTIPVLNDYLQSYLAPITGLTGSKEAINNVAKKYRIYAEEVEVEKNKFTISHTSFIYLLNEEGEFIDHFGHNFEIDMLYSKLNNLL; encoded by the coding sequence ATGTTGAAATCACCAAAGAGCAAAATAAAATATATAATTAGTATATTCTTAATATCCTCTATTTTTATTTTTTTTGCAACAAAACCAGAGAATACAGAAAAAAGTCTAGCTATTGGCGGAAATTTTAATTTGGTTAACCAATATGGCGAGACAAAAACTTTAGCAGATTTTAAGAATAAATATAGTTTAGTTTTTTTTGGTTTCACTAATTGTGAAATGATCTGTCCTACTAGCTTAAATAATATGTCGATAACATATGAGAAGTTAACTAAAGCACAAAAGGAAAAATTAAACATAATCTTTATAACTATAGACCCTAAAAGAGATACCATACCAGTATTAAATGACTATTTGCAAAGTTATTTGGCTCCTATCACTGGACTTACAGGTTCAAAAGAAGCTATTAATAATGTAGCTAAAAAATATAGGATTTATGCTGAAGAAGTAGAAGTTGAAAAAAATAAATTTACCATTAGCCACACTAGCTTTATATATCTCTTAAATGAGGAAGGTGAATTTATTGACCATTTTGGTCATAATTTTGAAATTGATATGTTATATAGCAAACTAAATAACTTATTATAA
- a CDS encoding cytochrome c family protein, translated as MSKEDLEMNKVAASILLAGVIAMLSAFATNIMYEPNSPYIEQKRGYKIDVVETNTKKAAEEEEIDIVALLASADIAKGQKTAKKCVACHSFDKGGANKVGPALWNLVGRPIASLDNYTYSDALKAIDKNWTYDELFAFIKAPKKYAKGTKMSFAGIRKNKQLADLLLYLGSKNDNPPSLPQ; from the coding sequence ATGAGTAAAGAAGATTTGGAAATGAACAAAGTAGCCGCCTCAATATTACTTGCAGGTGTGATTGCTATGTTGTCAGCTTTTGCCACAAATATAATGTATGAGCCAAACTCTCCTTATATAGAGCAAAAAAGAGGTTACAAAATAGATGTTGTAGAAACTAATACAAAAAAAGCTGCAGAAGAGGAAGAAATTGACATAGTAGCTCTTTTAGCTTCAGCCGACATCGCTAAAGGTCAGAAAACTGCAAAAAAATGTGTAGCATGTCATTCTTTTGACAAAGGAGGTGCCAATAAAGTAGGTCCAGCTTTATGGAATTTAGTAGGTAGGCCTATAGCTTCATTAGATAATTATACATATTCAGATGCTTTAAAAGCTATAGATAAAAATTGGACTTATGACGAGTTATTTGCTTTTATAAAAGCTCCTAAAAAATACGCAAAAGGTACTAAAATGTCTTTTGCTGGTATAAGAAAAAATAAACAATTAGCAGATTTATTGTTATATTTAGGGTCCAAAAACGACAACCCACCATCTTTACCTCAATAA